The following proteins are co-located in the Marispirochaeta aestuarii genome:
- a CDS encoding UvrD-helicase domain-containing protein encodes MAEHPYDDDQLRAVGAGGNVVVAAGAGSGKTTVLAGRYLRLVREGAAVPSILTLTFTRKAAAEMHVRIHRLLTEHADEPVVREQLTLFDQARISTLDSFCSRLARNDAPRFGLPLSFSVDQEGLRKRAESFALQFILEKRLDPALKTLIAANGFETVWKEFFASYAVRELRIADPPDHEADFSRQEEYCRQQAAEIFSRLDALYGQMGEIARDAAASSKTLAEAARIAEEWPDPDELIARSAWEDLLDLAGRKLPKKPGSNVKNPDLVLLRDLIEKLRPLQEQAASLTAVLCYGDVYRGIAGLMDEFTAGWNNLKRSRGLVSFGDVVSMAVSLLKESRELRSYYKAQFRHIMIDEFQDNNEIQKELLYLLAEKPDRFSPGIPDPEDLEEGKLFFVGDEKQSIYRFRGADVSVFKRLSRELGRDGIELGTNYRSHPGLISFFNSFFPPVFSSEKELKDFEAEFRPLTGRKTREGDTSPEIRLHYLDDSGDDGEDAGEYLSAVESEAFEAARLIRDAVDGRGLQLSDAGGIRAPAWEDFALLLRSTGNQIVYERIFRRFGIPYTTENIRTLFLEAPVNDIYAALQCCVYPEDRMAYAVYLRSFFVNLSDDALLAELLEERLPFEGPSGGFTPEEAEKYRLGGDIHFRLREMIDRLPHREVLRFLWYEAGYRYNLLRDPAWHGYLEFYEYLLALADKSWDAGESMALFLDFLRENLGDYKKLEEIEILRTREQGVRIMTIHKSKGLEFPIVLLASTGQGSSETGKRAPYFVDTEFGLTVNMVVPGSPVSGKRLKPNPFYERGLELSRQMEAAELKRLLYVACTRAEQHLVMLGYSPKRKSANLPSLLDLIFAGLGCSVENPDSPYVRPFLPVSGDELHRLGTDSPGVGDRRELLTEYYRRTQDPFFEMPDFHPVLSVSRLNQTTAASSPRAGTELGILEIDPLIREREELFGTLVHRVLEGIITGKSPAGIDSLLAGFTAPETEALLSCAEELAERFWNSPSRRKLIPDGVPLHSEVPFTLALESGGHRNLVEGVIDLYADLGEEIICVDFKTNRSRIPGEYAMQMWLYRKALEKLCGKPVRSFLLYVREGLPREELSEFKAEALDELISAVHEKN; translated from the coding sequence ATGGCTGAACATCCTTATGATGATGACCAGCTCCGGGCCGTGGGGGCCGGCGGAAACGTCGTTGTCGCCGCGGGTGCCGGTTCGGGGAAAACCACCGTACTCGCCGGGCGCTATCTGCGGCTTGTCAGGGAAGGGGCTGCTGTCCCCTCGATCCTGACCCTTACCTTTACCCGTAAGGCCGCGGCGGAGATGCACGTCCGAATCCACCGGCTCCTGACGGAGCATGCCGACGAGCCGGTGGTACGGGAGCAGCTTACCCTTTTCGACCAGGCCCGCATTTCGACCCTGGACAGCTTCTGCTCCCGCCTGGCAAGGAACGATGCTCCCCGGTTCGGACTGCCCCTCTCATTTTCCGTGGACCAGGAAGGACTCCGGAAGAGGGCGGAGTCCTTTGCTCTTCAGTTCATCCTGGAGAAGCGTCTTGATCCCGCCCTGAAGACCCTGATTGCCGCCAACGGGTTTGAAACGGTCTGGAAGGAGTTTTTTGCCTCCTATGCTGTCCGGGAACTCAGGATTGCCGATCCTCCGGATCATGAAGCCGATTTCAGCAGGCAGGAGGAGTACTGCCGACAGCAGGCCGCAGAAATCTTCTCCCGCCTGGATGCTCTCTACGGTCAGATGGGCGAAATCGCCCGGGATGCCGCAGCTTCCTCGAAGACCCTGGCGGAGGCCGCAAGAATTGCCGAAGAGTGGCCGGATCCTGATGAGCTGATCGCCCGCAGCGCCTGGGAGGATCTGCTTGATCTTGCCGGTAGAAAACTGCCGAAAAAACCCGGGAGCAACGTAAAAAACCCGGACCTCGTTCTGCTGCGGGACCTGATTGAAAAGCTGCGCCCCCTTCAGGAACAGGCCGCCTCCCTTACAGCCGTACTCTGCTACGGAGATGTCTACCGTGGTATCGCCGGGCTTATGGACGAGTTTACCGCCGGCTGGAACAACCTTAAACGGAGCCGGGGACTCGTCTCCTTCGGGGATGTGGTATCCATGGCGGTGTCTCTTTTGAAGGAGAGCCGGGAGCTCCGGAGCTACTACAAGGCGCAGTTCCGGCATATCATGATCGACGAGTTTCAGGACAACAATGAAATCCAGAAGGAGCTTCTGTATCTGCTGGCGGAAAAGCCGGACCGTTTCTCCCCGGGGATTCCTGATCCTGAGGACCTTGAAGAGGGAAAGCTCTTTTTTGTGGGGGATGAGAAGCAGTCGATCTACCGTTTCCGGGGGGCCGACGTAAGCGTTTTCAAACGACTTTCCCGTGAACTGGGGCGGGACGGAATTGAACTGGGCACCAACTACCGGAGCCATCCCGGGTTGATTAGCTTTTTCAACAGCTTTTTTCCTCCGGTTTTCAGTTCCGAAAAGGAACTGAAGGATTTTGAAGCCGAGTTTCGTCCCCTGACGGGAAGAAAAACCCGGGAAGGGGATACAAGTCCGGAGATCCGGCTCCACTATCTCGATGATTCCGGAGATGACGGGGAAGATGCCGGCGAGTATCTGAGCGCTGTGGAGAGCGAGGCCTTCGAGGCTGCCCGGCTTATCCGGGACGCGGTTGACGGCAGGGGGCTGCAGCTTTCCGATGCCGGGGGAATCAGGGCTCCGGCCTGGGAGGATTTTGCCCTTCTGCTGCGGTCAACGGGGAACCAGATAGTCTACGAACGGATATTCCGTCGTTTCGGCATTCCCTATACCACCGAAAACATCCGCACCCTCTTTCTCGAAGCCCCGGTCAACGATATCTATGCCGCCCTGCAGTGCTGCGTATACCCCGAGGACCGTATGGCCTATGCGGTCTACCTGCGTTCCTTCTTTGTTAACCTGAGCGACGATGCCCTGCTGGCGGAGCTTCTGGAGGAGAGGCTCCCTTTTGAGGGGCCTTCCGGGGGTTTTACCCCCGAGGAGGCGGAGAAGTACCGCCTGGGAGGGGATATCCATTTCCGCTTGAGGGAAATGATCGACCGGCTTCCCCACAGGGAAGTCCTCCGCTTTCTCTGGTACGAGGCAGGGTATCGCTACAACCTGCTGCGGGACCCGGCCTGGCACGGATACCTGGAGTTCTACGAATACCTTCTGGCCCTGGCGGACAAGAGCTGGGACGCCGGCGAGTCCATGGCCCTGTTTCTCGATTTCCTGAGGGAAAACCTGGGGGATTACAAAAAACTCGAGGAGATCGAGATCCTGCGTACCCGGGAGCAGGGAGTGCGTATTATGACCATCCATAAGTCCAAGGGACTGGAGTTTCCCATAGTCCTGCTTGCCTCCACGGGCCAGGGATCCAGTGAGACCGGTAAGCGGGCTCCCTATTTTGTTGATACCGAATTCGGCCTTACCGTAAACATGGTGGTGCCCGGAAGTCCGGTAAGCGGAAAGCGCCTTAAGCCGAATCCCTTCTATGAGCGGGGACTGGAACTTTCCAGGCAGATGGAGGCCGCCGAACTGAAGCGGCTCCTGTACGTAGCCTGTACCCGGGCGGAGCAGCACCTTGTGATGCTGGGCTACAGTCCGAAGCGGAAGAGCGCGAACCTGCCCTCCCTGCTGGACCTGATTTTTGCCGGCCTTGGCTGTTCTGTTGAAAATCCCGATTCCCCGTATGTTCGTCCTTTTTTGCCGGTATCGGGGGATGAGCTGCATCGACTGGGGACCGACTCTCCCGGGGTCGGTGACCGGAGAGAGCTCCTTACGGAGTATTATCGCCGTACACAGGATCCCTTTTTTGAGATGCCGGATTTTCACCCGGTATTGAGCGTCAGCCGGCTGAATCAGACGACCGCTGCTTCTTCCCCCCGGGCAGGGACCGAGCTGGGTATCCTGGAGATTGACCCCCTGATCCGTGAACGGGAGGAGCTCTTCGGTACCCTGGTCCACCGGGTCCTCGAGGGGATTATCACCGGAAAGAGCCCCGCCGGGATTGATTCCCTGCTTGCGGGTTTCACCGCTCCCGAGACGGAAGCCCTCCTTTCCTGTGCTGAGGAGCTTGCAGAACGCTTCTGGAACTCTCCTTCACGCCGGAAACTTATACCCGACGGTGTTCCCCTTCATTCGGAGGTTCCCTTCACTCTCGCCCTCGAATCCGGAGGACACCGGAACCTGGTGGAGGGGGTCATCGATCTCTATGCCGATCTTGGGGAAGAGATAATCTGTGTGGATTTCAAGACCAACCGCAGCCGGATTCCCGGGGAATATGCGATGCAGATGTGGCTGTATCGGAAGGCTCTGGAAAAACTCTGCGGAAAACCGGTACGGTCCTTCCTGCTCTATGTGAGGGAAGGTCTCCCCCGGGAAGAGCTTTCCGAGTTCAAAGCGGAGGCACTGGACGAGCTGATCTCTGCTGTTCATGAGAAAAACTGA